A genomic segment from Xiphophorus maculatus strain JP 163 A chromosome 6, X_maculatus-5.0-male, whole genome shotgun sequence encodes:
- the LOC102236097 gene encoding proteasome subunit beta type-5-like, which produces MALASVLSSDCPDFSSDYRQPFAFGCGSGQNEGESEAGPGESLSFSVKNSLLAGDEDGVERKIEFLHGTTTLAFKFQHGVIVAVDSRATAGSYIASQTVKKVIEINPYLLGTMAGGAADCSFWERLLARQCRIYELRNKERISVAAASKLLANMVYQYKGMGLSMGTMVCGWDKRGPGLYYVDSEGNRVCGDLFAVGSGSMYAYGVMDSGLRHSLSVEEACELGRRAIYQATYRDAYSGGQVNLYHVHSEGWTRVSQTDVLTLHQQYKEQA; this is translated from the exons ATGGCTCTTGCTAGTGTGTTAAGTAGTGATTGTCCGGATTTTTCGTCTGATTATCGGCAGCCGTTCGCTTTCGGCTGCGGTTCCGGACAGAACGAAGGAGAATCTGAAGCTGGACCGGGGGAAAGTCTCAGTTTTTCCGTTAAGAACTCGCTGCTCGCTGGGGATGAAGATGGCGTTGAGAGGAAAATAGAGTTTCTGCACGGCACAACCACATTAGCGTTTAAA TTCCAGCATGGAGTTATCGTGGCGGTGGACTCTCGGGCCACGGCGGGCTCCTACATCGCCTCGCAGACGGTGAAGAAGGTGATCGAGATCAACCCTTACCTCCTGGGGACCATGGCCGGAGGCGCCGCAGACTGCAGCTTCTGGGAGCGCCTGCTCGCCCGTCAGTGCCGCATCTACGAGCTGCGCAACAAAGAGCGCATCTCTGTGGCGGCCGCCTCGAAGCTGCTGGCCAACATGGTGTACCAGTACAAAGGCATGGGACTCAGCATGGGCACCATGGTGTGTGGCTGGGACAAGAGAGGACCTG GGCTGTACTACGTTGACTCGGAGGGCAATCGGGTGTGCGGCGACCTGTTTGCGGTGGGCTCAGGCTCCATGTACGCCTACGGCGTAATGGACAGCGGCCTGCGGCACAGCCTCAGTGTGGAGGAGGCTTGCGAGCTGGGCCGCCGTGCCATCTACCAGGCGACGTACCGTGACGCCTACAGCGGAGGGCAGGTCAACTTGTACCACGTCCACAGCGAAGGTTGGACACGGGTCTCCCAGACCGACGTGCTGACGCTGCACCAGCAGTACAAAGAGCAAGCGTAA